A DNA window from Ranitomeya imitator isolate aRanImi1 chromosome 2, aRanImi1.pri, whole genome shotgun sequence contains the following coding sequences:
- the LOC138667907 gene encoding uncharacterized protein, producing the protein MDGATRRSEECTLVLTDDDVREQDHYIIILRDCNAWSIASPPVFKPLELNNVNPETEELPGSIRRERQLRQQSGSGAIKKRPYLYMSQLNLLSRIIDLRPTESNIRETDTGSEAEAGTSQHEERRPWEDVVPGASAEEGPDAPNTTEDAEQQEEQARSSSPTLPLYSSPQASIPQRMRRRREAHNLGTRREIDRRVMDYIGRTISDDGEEAFCRSLAQHLRRIPIDLRLNTKTCIMHLIHAATPPQNPRDIFQIIERQHQLSECPNASSSAADHGHATGESQESAISRPTNDSGRPSSSEISTQSWQRHMSVEGQFGQEHGNIGQPPPFVGYSNHTITNIPTTNTLQAWPPYPRHYGHQGQYGPQNRAANVVGQGEGWVPRGPHQHSNIAQHSNIFHHPQTQEAAFYSQGQLEYVPSHHQPIQTQNNPPPAITQNPTHQQSTVPENCSINISTSSPTTSHQSFIDL; encoded by the exons ATGGACGGTGCGACGCGGCGGTCTGAAGAGTGCACTTTGGTCTTGACAGATGATGACGTGCGAGAgcaagaccactacatcatcatcttgcgagattgcaatgcatggtcCATAGCCTCGCCACCAGTGTTCAAGCCGTTGGAGT TGAATAATGTTAACCCGGAGACGGAGGAGCTGCCGGGATCAATACGGAGAGAGCGCCAATTACGTCAGCAAAGTGGTTCGGGGGCTATCAAAAAAAGGCCATATCTGTATATGAGTCAATTAAACTTATTATCACGCATCATTGACCTAAGACC AACCGAATCTAACATTCGAGAAACAGACACCGGCTCGGAGGCTGAGGCAGGGACATCACAACATGAAGAACGACGGCCATGGGAAGATGTCGTCCCTGGAGCATCAGCGGAGGAAGGTCCTGACGCACCAAACACTACAGAGGATGCTGAACAGCAGGAAGAGCAGGCcaggagcagcagtccaacattgcctCTATATAGCTCCCCCCAGGCATCTATACCACAGCGAATGCGACGAAGGAGAGAAGCACACAATCTAGGGACAAGGAGGGAGATTGATAGACGTGTAATGGATTATATTGGTCGCACCATTagtgatgatggagaggaggcattTTGTCGGAGCTTGGCCCAACATCTTCGCCGAATCCCAATTGATTTAAGGCTAAATACAAAAAcatgtataatgcacctcatacatGCTGCAACACCACCACAAAATCCTCGTGACATATTTCAAATAATTGAAAGACAACACCAACTGTCTGAATGCCCCAATGCATCCAGTTCTGCCGCTGATCATGGCCATGCTACTGGTGAGTCACAAGAATCAGCTATCAGTAGGCCAACTAATGACTCTGGGCGTCCATCTTCGTCTGAAATTTCAACACAATCGTGGCAACGTCACATGAGTGTGGAAGGTCAATTTGGACAGGAGCATGGCAACATAGGCCAACCGCCTCCTTTTGTTGGGTATTCAAACCACACCATCACCAATATTCCAACCACAAATACTCTGCAAGCATGGCCACCATACCCAAGACATTATGGTCATCAAGGCCAATATGGGCCTCAGAATAGGGCAGCAAATGTAGTTGGCCAGGGTGAAGGGTGGGTTCCTCGGGGTCCACACCAACATTCAAATATTGCACAACACAGCAATATATTTCACCATCCACAAACACAAGAGGCTGCTTTCTATTCTCAGGGACAACTTGAATATGTTCCCAGTCATCACCAACCAATCCAAACCCAGAACAACCCACCACCAGCAATAACTCAAAATCCCACACATCAGCAAAGCACTGTCCCCGAAAACTGCAGCATTAACATTTCGACATCTTCACCAACAACATCCCATCAGTCTTTTATTGATTTGTAA